In a genomic window of Spiroplasma melliferum:
- a CDS encoding GTP-binding protein EngA, whose protein sequence is MAQKGTVAIVGRPNVGKSTLFNRIIKNRLAIVEDTPGVTRDRIYAFSEWLTREFLIIDTGGITLNNTAMFAQEIKMQAEIAIAEADIIIFVLSYKEGITPDDEMVAKILYRAKKPVLLVINKYDKQEKESELFEYMTLGFGEPIAVSATHGIGIGDLLDQVISYLDQIPIQPKTEGIHFSLIGKPNVGKSSLTNAILGEERVIVSPIAGTTTDSIDTSFKRNNQLYTVIDTAGIRRKGKVYEKLEKYSVLRAVSAIERSDLVLLIIDGTVPITDQDTNIAGIAFEQNKPIILVVNKWDAVMEKDERSMKKIEQSIRGYFKYLNYAKMVFVSALEKKRLHILFQTIDEVYAGLTQRVKTSILNEILVKAQLLNPPPDFNGGRLKIYYATQPEGIIPTFIMFCNNPKYLHFSYKRFLENQLREYFGFEGVPIKILFRERK, encoded by the coding sequence ATGGCACAAAAAGGAACTGTTGCAATTGTAGGGCGGCCAAATGTTGGGAAATCAACATTATTTAATCGTATTATTAAAAATCGTCTTGCAATTGTTGAAGATACTCCTGGCGTAACACGTGATCGAATTTATGCTTTTTCAGAATGATTAACAAGGGAATTTTTAATAATTGATACGGGTGGAATTACATTAAATAATACGGCAATGTTTGCGCAAGAGATTAAAATGCAAGCAGAAATTGCAATTGCAGAAGCCGATATTATTATTTTTGTTTTATCGTACAAAGAAGGAATTACCCCAGATGATGAAATGGTTGCAAAAATATTATATCGTGCTAAAAAACCGGTTCTTTTAGTTATTAATAAATATGATAAACAAGAAAAAGAAAGTGAATTATTTGAATATATGACATTAGGATTTGGTGAGCCAATTGCTGTATCTGCTACGCATGGGATTGGCATTGGTGATTTATTAGACCAAGTAATTTCTTATTTAGATCAAATTCCAATTCAGCCAAAAACAGAAGGAATTCATTTTTCTTTAATTGGAAAACCAAATGTTGGAAAATCTTCGTTAACAAATGCAATTTTAGGTGAAGAACGAGTTATTGTATCACCAATTGCAGGGACAACAACAGATTCAATTGATACATCGTTTAAACGTAATAATCAACTTTATACTGTGATTGATACAGCTGGGATTCGACGAAAAGGGAAAGTTTATGAGAAATTAGAAAAATATAGTGTTCTTCGTGCTGTTAGTGCAATTGAACGAAGTGATCTTGTTTTATTGATTATTGATGGAACAGTTCCTATTACTGACCAAGATACAAATATTGCTGGAATTGCATTTGAACAAAATAAACCAATTATTTTAGTAGTTAATAAGTGAGATGCAGTGATGGAAAAAGATGAACGGTCAATGAAAAAAATTGAGCAAAGTATTCGTGGATATTTTAAATATCTAAATTATGCAAAAATGGTTTTTGTTTCTGCTTTAGAAAAAAAACGATTACATATTTTATTTCAAACAATTGATGAAGTTTATGCTGGTTTAACCCAACGAGTAAAAACTAGTATTTTAAATGAAATTTTAGTAAAAGCACAATTGTTAAATCCACCGCCAGATTTTAATGGTGGTCGTTTAAAAATTTATTATGCTACCCAACCCGAAGGTATTATTCCGACTTTTATTATGTTTTGTAATAATCCAAAATATCTTCATTTTTCTTATAAAAGATTTCTTGAGAATCAACTTCGAGAATATTTTGGATTTGAGGGAGTACCAATTAAAATATTATTTAGAGAAAGAAAGTAA
- a CDS encoding NAD-dependent glycerol-3-phosphate dehydrogenase has product MKKTQKNITIIGTGAYGTVLANVLTDNDHNVIMYGIDNKEVDDINNAHLNRHFFGNLKINKEIKATTNFAEAVEDAEYIILGIPVVAIKLIIEKINQTVTKPVVIINVAKGLDPDTHEVLSKSIIKLVNPKILKAYAGIYGPSIAKEVLQRKPTCIMAVSQDFAIAQEVRELFNNEYFVTFANTDVIGTEYAVALKNAVAIASGIFNGLYESDNAKASLITMGLNEIQLFAKTKGAQIETFFNFAGLADLILTTTSSKSRNYSLGFEIAQVDNAQKVLSEQVKTVEGVLTCKTIVLDARANNITLPLFEALYDILYHNKRPSVIINNVFTKAILS; this is encoded by the coding sequence ATGAAAAAAACACAAAAAAATATTACTATTATTGGAACAGGAGCATATGGGACAGTTTTAGCAAATGTTTTGACAGATAATGATCATAACGTTATTATGTATGGAATTGATAATAAAGAAGTTGATGATATTAATAATGCACATTTAAATCGTCATTTTTTTGGTAATTTAAAAATTAATAAAGAAATTAAAGCTACAACAAATTTTGCTGAAGCAGTTGAAGATGCTGAATATATTATTTTAGGAATCCCTGTTGTTGCTATTAAATTAATTATTGAAAAGATTAATCAAACAGTAACTAAACCAGTTGTTATTATTAATGTTGCTAAAGGATTAGACCCTGACACGCATGAAGTTTTATCAAAATCAATTATAAAATTAGTGAATCCAAAAATTTTAAAAGCATATGCTGGTATTTATGGCCCAAGTATTGCAAAAGAAGTTTTACAACGAAAACCAACATGTATTATGGCGGTTTCACAGGATTTTGCAATTGCACAAGAAGTTCGTGAATTATTTAACAATGAATATTTTGTTACTTTTGCTAATACGGATGTTATTGGTACTGAATATGCTGTTGCTTTGAAAAATGCAGTAGCAATTGCCTCAGGAATATTTAATGGTCTTTATGAATCAGATAACGCTAAAGCATCATTAATTACGATGGGATTAAATGAGATTCAACTTTTTGCCAAAACAAAAGGAGCTCAAATTGAAACTTTTTTTAACTTTGCGGGATTAGCTGATTTAATTTTAACAACTACCTCAAGCAAATCACGAAATTATTCTCTTGGTTTTGAAATTGCTCAAGTTGATAATGCTCAAAAAGTTTTATCAGAGCAGGTAAAAACAGTAGAAGGCGTTTTAACTTGTAAAACAATTGTGTTAGATGCGCGAGCAAATAATATTACTCTACCTCTATTTGAAGCTTTATATGATATTTTATATCATAATAAACGGCCAAGTGTAATTATTAATAATGTTTTTACAAAAGCAATATTGTCCTAA